The stretch of DNA aataataataataataataataataaaacttatataaaagaatgagtttaattgttgtgtaccgtcagtgtaaaaattctttacacatgcatccaatgatattttgtcacatcatttaatgaacatgacacatcatgtgtttttaaattcataatactaacaatatCTTTCAttcaacaaaaatcttttattaacaaactcaccataacataagataaGACACAtgttttttagcagcaaaaatctcttattaacaaactgaccataacatgagactttttttttttggacataagttagacaggCTACCTGACCCGCTagttatatataaagaggatacaaaaaattttgatgtggacttttcataataccaacaatacccataattttgttttaaccgcaaaaatattttattaacaaattcacgataataacataaaacatgttTTTCCCTgctcttcttctctctctcaaccACCGCCGGCCCTAAAActctttttgattttcttcttcttctctcacccatagaggggtggttttaggtcaatttttggcctaaaatcacccctttacatttttctcttcttgctttttaatacaaataagtgattttcacatagtttaagtcttttagttttgttttcatctttgcgattttatcctttgttttgattttcagtattgttgtcccgtcttagtgcggagtattgttgtcccgtcttagtgcggagtattgttgtcccgtctttgtgcggtgttcatttgtttcaggtttgaagattaaggttgatccagtgcagatccaatcaatgacttttgtaccatcaacgctacagatccgACGACATGAATGTTTCggaaacttcaatatagtcaaatatgtaggcttttgcaatatgccgtttgatgctattaacacggatgctgtgagtttgttcgcagattcatcctttttgtttttagcgattttgatttgtattgcatcgatgtactcttatcaatttgaatgaatgaatatcttgttttattcaaaaaaaaacataaaacatgtttttatttttggcagcaaaaataaaaagtaatagattaacaaattcaccataatacaaattaaatattttttttttgtttccttacaTAATAGACACACTTCGCTTGTAATAATAATACTGGAGTACTAGATTAGTAGTAATTCTGTTTGGACAAAATAGAGAAGTCAAGTGTGAGTGACCCGATTCGAAACCAAATAATACCACTTCTTCCTCTTtcattaatttcttttctcCTACCCATTTTGTGCAATTTTACAATATCTTTGTCTTGTTCACACAAAAAAGTAAGAAAGCGAATTAGATTGATTCATAGCACCTTGTGTGgtctctattaaaaaaatattgaatcatGCCTTCAGGTGCAAAGAAGAGAAAAGCcgccaagaaaaagaaagaaattcaaTCCACTAATCCTTCTTCCAACAACAAccctcaacaacaacaacaaggttctctctctctctctctctctctctctctctctctctctctctctctctctctcaacaaCTTTTTGCATGCACCATATCTTTgtccttttcaatttttgttgattttgttctttttttttcagtAGATGCATAGCTTGATGCTCAAatctaatttttctttatttttttattttttttttgtgagtaGATGAGTCATGAGGAGCTTCTAATTGTTCTTGTTTTTGCTTTTAAGTAGACTGTGATGGTTTGGAAATTGGGAATTAATTTGCATGTTAAAAGAGATTCAATTTTATGTCgtatattgttttttatttaattcttattttttgaatgatttAAATTAATTCtgtatgttaaattttattcaaTTCTCATCTTTTTAGGGTATGttaattaagtttgttgatTGATAATTGTGTTggaattaattattaattggtTTTGATAACAAATTTTAGGGGAGAATGAGTTGAAGTCCATAGATGAGAAAGGAAGTGATGGTGGAGAGGGTGATTCGCCTGCGTATCGTAATCATGATGATCATAATCAATTCAATGAAGGTAGTGAAGAGGTGGAGGAGATTGAACAATCAGCTGCTGTTGCTAAGTCCTCGGAAGAAGTACGTAATGACGATAAGATCGATGATAAAGTCGAGGGAGGAAAGGAAGGCGTTGTTGAGATAGAGTGGGATATGAAATCTGAGGAGAGTTGTGAGAACAAAGATGTGAGTGTTGTGCAAATTGAGTCTGCCAAGGAATCAGATTATAGGAATGGGAATTCCGTTGGTTCAAATGATGTAACTGAAACCGGTGCTGCGAAGAACTTAAAGGACGAGTCGTCCTATAATAATTCTGTAAAAGACACAGATGCATTTGATGAGGTCGTTGATTCGGTAAAGGAGAGTGTTAATTCAGTTACAGAATCTTCTGCGGATTCGGTTAATGCTGTGACATCTGTCTCTGAGAGGCAAAGTGGAGATACTGGAAGTGTTACACTAGAGAAATCATTGGACTCTCGAGTAGTGGAAACTGATCTTGCTGGCAAGAGAAGCGAGGATAAAGTAAATGTCTTACCTGATGAGGATGTTAGGACATCAAGTTTAGTGGACGAACCTGAGACAAGGGAATTTGACAGTACAATATCATCGGCAGTGTCTCAAAGTCCTAATGGTGTAGAACACGTGAAAGATTCCAATGCTGCAGAATGCTCTGGAAATCAGGTTTTGTATCTTACTCTTTCACACAAACATACAACACtatgcatatatataaatacaacTTAAATTTGTTAACGTATTGCTGAACTTACTAGTGTGTGATTTTCGCTAAGACGCTTTTAGTTTCTGAACTTTTGCTTtgacaactattttttttgCGTTGACAACTATTTTAAAAGCTTTTATTTGCTGAATTGTATCGACATGCAGCCTCCAGTAGCATCTGCTCCACTTAGAGTGCATAAGACATCTTGGTTGAGTTGCTGTGGCCTATTGGATGTTCTGTCAGGCTCTAACAGATAAATCAGGTTAGGAATTATTTTAACTTGgaacattatatttttaaatttgtataattttgaACTCCCTTAACCAGCTTCAAATTTTTACTTGCCTTTTTacaacacacacacatacacatgTGTTGGTTGTTTGTGATTGTTTTAGGCTATGTAACACCGACCCTTCATATAGAAGGGATGTAGTGTCTGACATCTacatgtggttacattcaattatattattttctcaaaattttagcGGTGTCAACGTGTCAGTTTCGTGCCCGATGTCCTTGTCTGTATTCATATAGGTTTAGCGGTTTGCCTTGTTACATAGTTACTCTCTAGTTTTCAAAGATGTTTGGTTGttttatattcattaatttACTGCTCAGTTCATTATGATATTCTTTTGTAGCATCTCATATATGATgaatattttggtttttatgGTCATGTTTTATCACCTTCAGTTTCATCCATTAGTAACAAAATTATGGGATATAGATAACATATTTTACCAATTATAACtcaataatagaaaataattgTGGATGATAATATATTGGGGTAaggatatttaaaaaatgagagTGACTCATAATTAACAATATGTAGGCATCCCTGTTATCATTGGGAATTAAAAGAATACAACACTCGATCAGAGGGTGTGATTCTTCTAGAATTTTAAGTTGTGTGCTTATTATTCTTCCATCAGAATCACGGTCACGATTTCGATTGAATTGAGTGATCATATTTGTTggactaaaataatatttcaattGGTGCATATTTTGTTTACTCTATATGCAAAAATTATGTATTTCCTCCATTTTCTCTCATGGCTACTATGGTTCTTGGTTTTCtgatttaaattttgataatcagataatttaatatttgtatTCCTTTCTGTTAATGAATTATGTATAACCATTTTTGTTTTAAGCATTTTCTATTCTTTTTATATTCACTGATTTATTATTTAGATCTTTTGGTTTAGTTTGTGTTATAGTTCATCTTTGTATAGTAAATTGAGAACTGAGACAGAATATATTCTAATGTCTATGAATGAAGACAACATGGCACAGCAGAATTGCATTATATGTCTATACAATATATTACTTTGTTTGCATGCATATTACTTGTTGTGACTTTGTAGTTTATTGGAGTAATATTAACATGCATTTTGCAACTTTAAATTGAGTTTTTCTTGACAACCTTGGCAATTTGTTCCTCTTGCAGGAATACATGCATGAGGATCTCAATTGATGTGTCAAAACCTGTGAAGACTTTAGGACTTGGTTCAGATTTTTTTGTGATATTTGGATGAATATGTGTTGTTTATGATTTTCCAAACAAATAATGGGCAACAGGTCCAACTATATGAGAGGTTTATATACAGTGAGGATTGCTGTAGTAATTGTGTTAGCAACAGTGTCAGCTCAATATCTGTCTTTAATACTTTTCAAACTACACTTTTGTTTAGCCTGCAATTGTTATTCTTGTTGTCTTGTTTACATTTTACAACCACCACCActgaaatattatttttattaggtGATGTCTGTTAgattatagaatttaatttctttacattgatagtgtaaaatattttacacatATTTAATCATAATTTACCATATAGATATTTGTCAAAGTcttttagaaaataatattaCAACCTTGGATAATGGTATGATATGATTAAACATCTTTGTTAATTCTGTTGAAGTTGTTTGGAATCCCACACTGCTTAGGTTCTTGGACTATTGAGTGTATATATGTGTTTGGACACCCTCATCATTTGAGCTAATTTTTGGGATGAGATCTTCATCATATAATGTATATTTATTGAACTCTAAATGATTATTATGTCTAGTCATGATCATGACTTACAACCAGTGATTTGGAACAGGATAAGGTGTAGTCAAGGTTGCCTTTTCATAATTATTGAATGTAGCTTATTGTCAAATTTGGccctttaattattttgtattaaaaacaattaaaaactgaAGTGGGTAGAGATAGAAAACAAAATACTGACTGCACTTGAGCCATATTCTAATGATTTTACCATATACCCATATTTATTTGTCCCTAGCTCTCTTGTACATGTAATTCACATTAAAATTTGCATCACCAAATTTTGGATTGAATTTCATAGGAGACCCTTATGAAATGACCTTACTAGTGTACTGTAGATGATACAGCAAAATATATTCCAGTTTATCTCACTAAAGGCCACAGCACCCTAATTAAAAAGTTATGTAAATTCTAAACGAAAATTAATTCTCCCATATGGTCTTGTGAGAAAAAGAATACTTGGTCTTCTATTTTCCATGTTTTTAAAGACAAGTAAAAGCAGATTTATAAACAATGATAGGAAACaacataaatgaaaataatacagatgatattaatttttaatattttttttacaacatttATTCTTAATCAATACAAATCCAATCATGTTATTAccacaccaaaaaaataaatgaataattcAGAGAAGAAAATAGGGGTTAAAAAGATCACATAAAAATAACACCAATACATTCAATCATTAATCAAAGTTTTATCTCCTTATTGCAGCAGCACCATGAATAGCAGCTATGTAGAAAAGCTGTGTAGCTGAAAGGATAATCAGAAAAGCCTCCATAGTTTTCTGCAAATTTGAGAAATTCAAAGATTTTGCTTAGTGAACATTCTTAGAAtcatttaaaagaaaatgacaGTAAACAGAGTTTTCCTGTCTTACCAGACGAGAATTTCTGACATTTAGCTGAATCTCTTTGCATCCAAAACTGCACAAATAAATGTCATTTAGttagtacaaaaaaaattgtactatgGCGCAGGTCCTTTCTAGCTCAATAaggtcttgggttcgatccccagttTGGACATGTAGCAGCGTTAAAACTCTTAAGGAGAGTCTCGCACAGGAGACCTGGTTTACGTAAAAAAAGAATATCGTACTATGATATTCATTGGTTTAAAGAAAGGTTTGTGATGATAATCAGGCTGTGACCGTAATTTGAGGCGGAAACAACTGCATTTATCTGTGATTCTCTGTAATATAAGGATCGCAACATGATTGTGATCACAACCTCGATTTAAAACTTGATGATATATAAATGGTTGGGAGGAAGAAGAGATTGATTACCCCATGGCAAGAAGTGTAAGAGCCCATGCAATGGAAGCAACTGAAGCTGCAGATGGCAAGCTCTCTGAAGTCCATGAACGAATATGATTGAGT from Trifolium pratense cultivar HEN17-A07 linkage group LG5, ARS_RC_1.1, whole genome shotgun sequence encodes:
- the LOC123884107 gene encoding uncharacterized protein LOC123884107, whose translation is MPSGAKKRKAAKKKKEIQSTNPSSNNNPQQQQQGENELKSIDEKGSDGGEGDSPAYRNHDDHNQFNEGSEEVEEIEQSAAVAKSSEEVRNDDKIDDKVEGGKEGVVEIEWDMKSEESCENKDVSVVQIESAKESDYRNGNSVGSNDVTETGAAKNLKDESSYNNSVKDTDAFDEVVDSVKESVNSVTESSADSVNAVTSVSERQSGDTGSVTLEKSLDSRVVETDLAGKRSEDKVNVLPDEDVRTSSLVDEPETREFDSTISSAVSQSPNGVEHVKDSNAAECSGNQPPVASAPLRVHKTSWLSCCGLLDVLSGSNR